In the Acidobacteriota bacterium genome, GATCGACGGGGTACCGGACGCCCTGGGTCAAGGCGGGCGTGTCTTCCTGCTGCCGATCGAGCCCGCCGAGGTTGCCAGTCGCGAGATTCGCCTCCGTTGCCAGCGGGGTCACGACATCGACGCGCTTGTGCCGCCTGCGGTAGCCCGGTATATTTCGGAGCAGATGCTCTATTCCGAAAAGCCGTCCTCGACCGGTGACCTCCCAGCAGAACTCACGGAATGTATCGCCGCCGCCCGGGAACGACAGGCCGGCGAGTTGCTGATCCTGGATCTCCGGGGTCTGAGCGATGTGACGGACTACTTTGTCATCTGCCACGGTTCGTCGGACCGACAGGTCAAGGCGATCGCCGAGACCATCGAAGATCGTCTCCGGACGAACCTCTCCGTCAAACCCAAGCATGTCGAGGGGCGCCTACAGGCCGAGTGGATCCTGATGGACTACATCGACATCGTGGTGCACGTCTTCCATGAAGAGAAGCGTCGGTTCTATCGGATCGAGCGACTCTGGGGCGACGCGCCGTCGGTCGAGCTGCCCCCGGATCCCCTGGATCCCAGCCGAGCGACACCTCCCGCTTGAAGATCCAGCTCCTCTCCGTCGGCAAGCCGAAGGACGTCGAAGCGGGTCGCCTGCACGACCGCTACGCGGAGCGGGTAAGGCAGTTGGGTGTGCCCTGGGACTGCCGGTGGGTCCCCGAAGAGAGACTCGGCTCGAAGTACAGCGACGCCCACGTCCGTCAACGAGAGGCGCGGTCGCTGCTTGCCACCCTTGACGCCCGTGATCGGGTGATCGCCCTCCACCCCGCCGGGACGCTCCGAGACACCGAACAGCTGGCCCGCGAGTTGCCGGGCTGGTGTCGCCCCCGCGGTGTGTTCGTCATCGGCGGCCCGACGGGACTCCACGACGACGTGCTGGAGCGATCGCATCTGGTCTGGTCCCTGTCACCCCTGACATTTCCCCATGAGCTGGCGCGGGTGGTGCTGGCCGAACAACTCTATCGGGCTCTGAGCCTCCAGCGAGGACTGCCGTACCACAAGGCCTAGACGTCGGTCCTTGACGCCCTTGTCGGCCTGAATTACTGTTTCATTGCTAAGGGTTTACGAGGATTTTCTGGCTCCCAGATCATGAGCGTACGTTCCGTCATTCTTATCCTGGCGTTGTTTACTGCGCTCCTGGCGTTGATGTCGCTGTTTGCCATGAACAGCGAGGTACTCCTGGACCAGGAACTCCGGATCTGGGGGGGGCGCACCACACCCGTACTGGCGGTCATCGCCATCGCCTTCGCCATCGGAGTCGTCGGGACCTTCGTCGTGGGCATGTCCCGGGAGATCGGTCGGATGATCGAGAGCTCCCGGTTGCGGAAGGCCGGTCGCAAGACCGACGAGATCGAGGAGGAATACTCGAAGGCGCTGGTGGCCGTCCTCGAGGGTCGAGAGGATGAGGCGCTGGGCCACTTCCGCGCGGTCCTCGAACGGGACAGCCGACACTTCAACACGCTGATCAAGCTGGGCGATGTCTTACGGGCCCAGGGCAAGTATGAAGACGCCATCGAGTTCCACCGCAAGGCGCATCTGATCAAGGAAGACAACACCCGACCGCTCTACGCGTTGGTCGACGATTTCGAGGCCAAGGGGGATATCCACCGGGCCCGTGTCGAGCTCGGCAAGATCATCGGCGTCAACAAGAACACCGTCGCCGCCTGGCGAAAACTACGAGCGCTTCACGTCAAGGAAGACGGGTGGGCCCAGGCCCTCGAGGCCCATGAACGGGTGGTCAAGCTGGCCCCCGGCGACGAGCAAGATCGCCGGTTCGGGATCGGCCTGCAGTACGAATTGGCGGCCGAGCAGGTCCGAGGCGGAAAGAGCC is a window encoding:
- a CDS encoding 23S rRNA (pseudouridine(1915)-N(3))-methyltransferase RlmH — translated: MKIQLLSVGKPKDVEAGRLHDRYAERVRQLGVPWDCRWVPEERLGSKYSDAHVRQREARSLLATLDARDRVIALHPAGTLRDTEQLARELPGWCRPRGVFVIGGPTGLHDDVLERSHLVWSLSPLTFPHELARVVLAEQLYRALSLQRGLPYHKA
- a CDS encoding tetratricopeptide repeat protein, with the translated sequence MSVRSVILILALFTALLALMSLFAMNSEVLLDQELRIWGGRTTPVLAVIAIAFAIGVVGTFVVGMSREIGRMIESSRLRKAGRKTDEIEEEYSKALVAVLEGREDEALGHFRAVLERDSRHFNTLIKLGDVLRAQGKYEDAIEFHRKAHLIKEDNTRPLYALVDDFEAKGDIHRARVELGKIIGVNKNTVAAWRKLRALHVKEDGWAQALEAHERVVKLAPGDEQDRRFGIGLQYELAAEQVRGGKSREAIARLRRLVKDHDNFIPAHAKLGEALMESGQESDGIKAWYAGFEATGSPIFITRLEEHYLQREQPLAAIESLKRCIVKASKDTLPRFYLGKLYFRLEMLDDALSTLEGLQGLSSYAPTLHFLLGRIHERRQNHERAVTEYRKVIKDLDLVQLEYACGFCASSHVEWSERCHNCGEWNGIEVNFREEIPLEELGLAPAPIYTAGN
- the nadD gene encoding nicotinate (nicotinamide) nucleotide adenylyltransferase is translated as MKPVVGIFGGCFDPPHHGHLGLASRMRERLGLSRVVFMLAARPPHKPFADLTPVDHRLAMLTSALGDIDGLEVGTLELEHDGVGFTIETMRHARAAYPDENPVFLAGFDSLIDLPRWREWESLIDEFDIVVAERQGIPATVDGLPEMLRRRVHRIDGVPDALGQGGRVFLLPIEPAEVASREIRLRCQRGHDIDALVPPAVARYISEQMLYSEKPSSTGDLPAELTECIAAARERQAGELLILDLRGLSDVTDYFVICHGSSDRQVKAIAETIEDRLRTNLSVKPKHVEGRLQAEWILMDYIDIVVHVFHEEKRRFYRIERLWGDAPSVELPPDPLDPSRATPPA